One genomic segment of Amycolatopsis sp. Hca4 includes these proteins:
- a CDS encoding MFS transporter yields MPAVRLLRANPRFRVLWVINLVSSMVGWSLGIALSVHVYLLTQSALLTSVLAATSTVAGIAFGALAGSTADRHNRLRIVRSGLLIRVLLLVALFGVAESGPGLVAVVFLQATVQQFYGPAEQVLIASYVSGEELSEANGLNSFASNATRLIAPALGGFVIAWAGFRWTVVGMSVLMAVSFLLSLALPGDRARRTARAETGSGGGVRELLRTNARVRGLVLLQLLDALKEGPLSALFPVLMLGVIGATSGEMGTANSAFAVTAVIAGPIVGVTVRRLGYRLPVVAGAAIANALIVVLAVWPSTAMALVVFGLSGLPFTLSWVGTQTWLLLTVPETSRGRIVGTSGALYAAILLVTMLAAGALADLVGVRWVLGATAGAAVAGLLAVDRLVRTQLESPVPA; encoded by the coding sequence ATGCCGGCTGTGAGGCTGCTGCGCGCCAACCCCCGGTTCCGGGTGCTGTGGGTGATCAACCTCGTGTCGTCGATGGTCGGCTGGTCACTGGGCATCGCGCTGTCGGTCCACGTCTACCTGCTGACGCAGTCGGCGCTGCTGACCAGCGTCCTGGCGGCGACCTCGACAGTGGCCGGCATCGCCTTCGGCGCACTGGCGGGATCGACGGCCGACCGGCACAACCGCCTGCGCATCGTCCGGTCCGGCCTGCTGATCCGGGTGCTGTTGCTGGTGGCGCTGTTCGGCGTCGCCGAGTCGGGGCCGGGCCTGGTGGCCGTGGTCTTCCTGCAGGCGACGGTCCAGCAGTTCTACGGTCCGGCGGAGCAGGTGCTCATCGCGTCCTACGTCTCCGGCGAGGAACTGTCGGAAGCCAACGGGCTCAATTCGTTCGCCTCCAACGCGACCCGGCTGATCGCCCCGGCCCTCGGCGGCTTCGTCATCGCCTGGGCCGGGTTCCGCTGGACGGTCGTGGGCATGTCGGTGCTGATGGCGGTGTCGTTCCTGCTGAGCCTGGCACTCCCGGGCGACCGCGCGAGGCGGACGGCCCGCGCGGAAACCGGGTCCGGCGGGGGAGTGCGCGAGCTGCTGCGCACCAACGCCCGCGTCCGCGGGCTGGTCCTGCTGCAGCTGCTGGACGCCCTCAAGGAGGGGCCGCTGTCGGCGCTGTTCCCGGTTCTGATGCTGGGGGTGATCGGCGCCACGTCGGGTGAGATGGGCACGGCCAACAGCGCCTTCGCCGTCACGGCGGTGATCGCGGGCCCGATCGTCGGCGTGACGGTCCGCCGCCTCGGCTACCGGCTCCCGGTGGTGGCCGGGGCAGCCATCGCGAACGCGCTGATCGTGGTGCTGGCGGTGTGGCCGTCGACGGCCATGGCGTTGGTGGTGTTCGGTCTGTCTGGCCTGCCGTTCACGCTGTCCTGGGTGGGCACGCAGACGTGGCTGCTGCTGACGGTCCCGGAGACCAGCCGCGGCCGCATCGTCGGCACGTCGGGAGCGCTGTACGCGGCGATCCTGCTGGTCACGATGCTGGCCGCAGGAGCATTGGCCGACCTGGTGGGCGTCCGCTGGGTCCTGGGCGCGACGGCGGGCGCGGCGGTCGCGGGCCTGCTGGCGGTCGACCGTCTGGTCCGCACCCAGCTGGAAAGCCCGGTCCCGGCATGA
- a CDS encoding acyl carrier protein: protein MDSAFTDLEREYTAVTGRPLDEPDLDIFDLGLASMAVLELISRLRGLGYELRMDDFVNAESMREVARTMAGCRL, encoded by the coding sequence GTGGACAGCGCGTTCACTGACCTGGAACGGGAGTACACCGCCGTCACCGGCCGGCCGCTCGATGAGCCGGACCTGGACATCTTCGATCTCGGCCTGGCCTCGATGGCCGTGCTGGAGCTGATCAGCAGGCTGCGCGGGCTGGGCTACGAGCTGCGGATGGACGACTTCGTCAACGCAGAGAGCATGCGCGAGGTCGCGCGGACGATGGCCGGATGCCGGCTGTGA
- a CDS encoding AMP-binding protein yields the protein MTEPSCGATLWRALCAAAAAEPGRTVIRDGARVLTARELVTVVGTAALRLRQVVPPGSRVGVRLAPGTDQHVAILATLVASCVYVPLDVSWSVERTAYVCGDAEVALVLGDGPAGTRSLPFAELGAHRLAVPDATVPDLGAAVARLDTTPVPPVYVMYTSGTTGAPKGVETTWPALRNRLAWMQDLYPLRPADVVLSKTSCGFDVSIWEYLWPRLHGACTAVLDIRADGGWSGLWRVLREEGVTVCHFVPSVARAALRDPAAGPVPNLRMIALSGEVLDRDTASALQRLAPAARIVNMYGPTECAIDVSHWTFDEREQWDPVPIGRGAAGCALTLRPSGELVISGVQVAGGYLGAAAGTGGFNPDGTAYATGDTAVEVEPGIYAVLGRSDRQVKLNGVRVELDGLEAAVRAHPGIQDCAAFLDTGDPGSPPRVVLACRPRDPGAVPGTRVIREFVRATSAMEDVAFRLVPVDRLPLTASGKTDYRALAHDVGEGSHRGQRVH from the coding sequence ATGACTGAGCCCAGCTGCGGGGCGACACTGTGGCGGGCCCTCTGCGCCGCCGCGGCGGCCGAGCCCGGCCGGACCGTGATCCGGGACGGCGCCCGCGTCCTGACCGCCCGCGAACTCGTGACCGTGGTGGGCACCGCCGCCCTGCGGCTGCGGCAGGTCGTGCCGCCGGGCTCCCGGGTCGGAGTACGCCTGGCACCCGGGACCGACCAGCACGTCGCGATCCTCGCCACCCTCGTGGCGTCCTGTGTGTACGTTCCGCTCGATGTGTCGTGGTCGGTGGAACGGACCGCCTACGTTTGCGGGGACGCCGAAGTCGCCCTGGTCCTGGGCGACGGGCCGGCGGGCACCCGCTCGCTGCCCTTCGCCGAGCTGGGGGCGCACCGGCTGGCCGTACCGGACGCGACGGTCCCGGACCTCGGCGCCGCGGTCGCCCGCCTCGACACGACGCCGGTGCCGCCGGTCTACGTGATGTACACCAGCGGGACCACGGGCGCGCCGAAGGGCGTCGAGACGACCTGGCCGGCGCTGCGCAACCGGCTCGCCTGGATGCAGGACTTATACCCGCTCAGGCCCGCTGACGTGGTGCTGTCCAAGACCTCCTGCGGGTTCGACGTGTCCATTTGGGAGTACCTGTGGCCTCGGCTGCACGGCGCGTGCACCGCCGTCCTCGACATCCGCGCGGACGGCGGCTGGTCCGGCCTGTGGCGGGTGCTGCGCGAGGAGGGCGTCACCGTGTGCCACTTCGTCCCGTCGGTCGCGCGGGCCGCACTGCGCGACCCGGCGGCCGGCCCGGTGCCGAACCTGCGCATGATCGCCCTCAGCGGCGAGGTGCTCGACCGCGACACGGCGTCGGCGCTGCAGCGGCTCGCGCCGGCAGCGCGGATCGTCAACATGTACGGGCCGACCGAGTGCGCGATCGACGTCAGCCACTGGACGTTCGACGAGCGCGAGCAGTGGGACCCCGTTCCGATCGGGCGCGGCGCCGCAGGCTGCGCGCTGACCCTGCGCCCCTCCGGCGAGCTGGTGATCTCCGGCGTGCAGGTCGCCGGCGGCTACCTGGGCGCAGCCGCGGGCACCGGCGGGTTCAACCCGGACGGCACGGCCTACGCGACCGGGGACACCGCGGTCGAGGTCGAGCCGGGCATCTACGCCGTGCTCGGCCGGAGCGACCGGCAGGTCAAGCTCAACGGGGTGCGCGTGGAGCTGGACGGGCTGGAGGCGGCGGTGCGGGCCCACCCCGGAATCCAGGACTGCGCCGCGTTCCTGGACACCGGCGACCCGGGCAGTCCGCCCCGGGTGGTGCTCGCGTGCCGGCCGCGCGACCCCGGCGCGGTGCCCGGCACCCGCGTGATCCGGGAATTCGTCCGGGCCACCTCGGCGATGGAGGACGTCGCGTTCCGGCTGGTCCCCGTGGACCGCCTGCCGCTGACCGCCTCCGGCAAGACCGACTACCGGGCCCTGGCCCACGACGTAGGAGAAGGGAGTCACCGTGGACAGCGCGTTCACTGA